The Streptomyces sp. NBC_01463 DNA window ACTGGATCGGCCTCTCCCTCCTCGACCACGTCTCCACCGAATCGGACGCCTACAAGGACGAGATCTTCGGCCCGGTCCTGTGCGTGCTGCGCGTCGGCACGTACGAGGAGGGCGTGGCGCTGATGAACGCCTCGCCGTACGGCAACGGCACCGCGATCTTCACCCGCGACGGCGGCGCCGCCCGCCGCTTCCAGCTGGAGATCGAGGCCGGCATGGTCGGCATCAACGTCCCGATCCCGGTGCCGGTCGGCTACCACTCCTTCGGTGGCTGGAAGGACTCGCTCTTCGGCGACCACCACATCTACGGCAACGACGGCGTGCACTTCTACACCCGCGGCAAGGTCACCACCACCCGCTGGCCGGACCCGGCCGACGCCCCCGCCGGCGTGGACCTGGGGTTCCCCCGTAACCACTGACCAGGGACACGCGACATGACCGCAGGGCCGCTCCCCCGGAGCGGCCCTGCGGCGATTGCCGGAGGTCAGCGGCCGGTACCGGCCGCCTCCTCGATCATCCGCTCCATCGGGACGACGGCCACCCGGCCCGAGACGAGGAACGCCAGCACCATCGCGGCACCCAGGACCACCGAGCCCGCCCACACCATCGTCTCGACCGGCACGGTGTACGCGCCCACGGCCCGCACCGCGCACTCGGTCAGCAGCGCCGCACCCCACACCGCCGAGAACCGCATCTCGGCCCGCCGGAACGCGTCCGACTCCGTCGAAAGCCGCTGCCAGGCAGCCGACTTGGCCGCCTCGCCCCGCGTCAGCCACGGGCGCAGCCCCGCCGACATCATCGGCCGCCCCCGCAGCGCCGTCACCAGGACCACCAGACCGATCGTGCTGCTGACCCCGCTGTCCTTCAGGAGCATCAGCCGCGGGTCACCGGCCACCAGGCTCAGCAGCAGCCCCACCGCGTTGACCGTCACCATCAGCGCCGCGAGCCCGTTGAGCCGCCGGTCGCGCACCACGCCCCACGCCGTCCGCACCGCCGGCAGCACACTGCTCCAGGCCAGCGCGCCGAACGTGCCCATGCCCGTCGACTTCAGCAGGTAGTAGGAGACGAGCGGCACGCCCACGTCCACGAGCAGCGGCGTCAGGCTGTCCAGAAGCGCCTTGCGCGGGGCGAACGGAACCGTGCCGGCCGTGACGTCTGCGACAGGTGCGGTGACTGCGGCGGCCGGGCTGCTCATGTCGGGTTCCTCCCGTGTCGGCGGCGCCCCTTCGGCTCCCGCTCTCGATACGTACAGACTGGCCGCCGGACCCCGGCCCCCGGCAGAGCCGCGTGTACTGATCTCCGTGTGACTAATGTCAGTGCCGGCGGGTGACAGGGTTCGCCCGCCCTCGCCTGCCGGACCGTCAGGAACGCCCACCGCGGCGCGACTTCGGAAACCCGTTAGCCCAGGTGGGCCCGCCGGTGCTGGGATGTCCCCATGACCGCACCCACCCCGCCGCAGCACGAGATCCGCGCGCTCCACACCGGCACGACCGTCACCGTCTACCAGGCGTACTCCCCGGCCCTCGGCCTCCCCGCCGCCCGCGACGGCCGCTTCCCGCCCGCCTGGAAACGTGACCGGATGACGTGGATCAAGCCGAGCTTCCTGTGGATGATGTACCGCTGCGGCTGGGCGGCGAAGGAGGGCCAGGAGACGGTCCTGGCCGTCGAGATCACCCGCGAGGGCTTCGACTGGGCGCTCGCCAACGCCGAACTGTCGCACTACGAACGGGGCGTGCACCCGGACCTCGCCACCTGGAAGCGCAGCCTCCGCCACGCTCCGGCCCGCGTCCAGTGGGACCCCGAGCGCGACCTGCACCTGAACCGGCTCGCGTACCGCTCCCTCCAGCTCGGTCTCGCGGGGGAGGCGGCGCGGCGGTACGCGGACGAGTGGACGGTGGCGATCCGCGATGTCACCCCGCTCGCCCGGGAGATCCACGAACTGGCGAGGGCGGGCAAGGCGGATGAGGCAACCCGGCTGCTGCCGGACGAGCGGCCCTACCCGGCACCGGCGGGATGCCCGGGGACGGAGTGAACCGAGCGCCTGTTGCGGGATTCCCACCCGGAACCCTCGGACAACTCGATTGCGATATCCGCTCGTCCGGCGTTCACCCGGGGATCCTCAATCTGTTCGTATACACCGACAGGTTGTACAGAGGTATGAAGCGTCCGGCTTGAATGGGTAAATCGCTGAGGTATCCGGACAGCTCAGGTCGTAGGGCCGGGTCCAGTGGGTTCGCGGGCTGTTGGACGAAGATTTCTTCGCGCGATGTGACAGCGCGCATCACGGGGTGCAAGTAGATTGCCGACATCACCACGAGATTGATATCTGCTTGCCAACTGCCGTCCACCGACTGGCATTTGGTGGTCAGTCATCATGTGAAGAATTCCTGGCGAACACCGAGTCCGGGCAGTCCGTCGGTCCTGAACGAGTCGGGCCGGCAGAGCTGGACGGTCGCGGTGTTCGCTGTCGTTTCCGACCTGATCCGGTTGTCCGGGGACACCCCCCACGCGGCCGGCCGAGAGCATGAGGAACATTCTGTGAAGGTTCGTACGAGGCGGCCGAGCACCCTGATCGCCGGGGGACTGGCAGCGGTTTTATTAACGGCCTGCAGCTCCCAGGGCTCCGAGAGCAGGATGGTCGTGGGGATGTCCGACGACATCCTGGCCACGGATCCGGCCTCGGGATACGACCCGGGGTCCTGGCTGCTGTTCAACAACGTCTTCCAGTCCCTGCTGAGTTTTCCGCCCGGAGCGTCCACTCCCGTGCCGGAGGCCGCCAAGGAGTGCGAGTTCTCCGACGGCAGCAGAACGTACACCTGCACCTTGCGTGACGGACTGAAGTTCAGCAACGGCAACCGCCTCACGTCGGCGGACGTCAAGTACTCCTTCGACCGGACGATCAGGATCAACGACCCTGCGGGCCCGGCGCCGCTGCTCTCCACGATCTCGTCGATCCGCACCCCGGACGACAAGACCGTCGTCTTCCGCCTCAAGGTGCCCGACGCGAC harbors:
- a CDS encoding DUF4291 domain-containing protein encodes the protein MTAPTPPQHEIRALHTGTTVTVYQAYSPALGLPAARDGRFPPAWKRDRMTWIKPSFLWMMYRCGWAAKEGQETVLAVEITREGFDWALANAELSHYERGVHPDLATWKRSLRHAPARVQWDPERDLHLNRLAYRSLQLGLAGEAARRYADEWTVAIRDVTPLAREIHELARAGKADEATRLLPDERPYPAPAGCPGTE